A single window of Streptomyces cathayae DNA harbors:
- a CDS encoding helix-turn-helix transcriptional regulator, with protein sequence MNTRMRLKRVALGMTQADLAGQVGVTRQTISMIEAGTHNPTLSLCVAICRALDTDLNSLFWEEGAHGHHG encoded by the coding sequence GTGAACACGCGCATGAGGCTCAAGCGGGTGGCACTCGGCATGACCCAAGCAGACCTGGCCGGACAGGTTGGGGTCACACGGCAGACGATCTCCATGATCGAGGCGGGTACTCACAACCCGACCCTCAGCCTGTGTGTCGCCATCTGCCGGGCACTGGACACCGATCTCAACTCCCTGTTCTGGGAAGAAGGAGCGCACGGACACCATGGATGA
- the helR gene encoding RNA polymerase recycling motor ATPase HelR, which yields MNHPMTSVFALPERLSAKADPHLIAGDEQHFAALAESLEQTITELSDRRDATLRAPGGVGREAMDRDIEVHRLTSRLRALRRFGLDLCLGHVVGADDGEPVYIGRLGLTDNAGRRLLLDWRSPAAEPFFAATHAHPMGLASRRRYRWTGGRISDYWDEVFTADGLEGHAALDDHSAFIASLGGNRSARMRDVLGTIQADQDAVIRAGSRGALVVDGGPGTGKTVVALHRSAYLLYSDPRLGHRRGGVLFVGPHQPYLAYVADVLPGLGEEGVQTCTLRDLVPEGAAATAETDPEAARLKSSADLVKAIETAVRFYEEPPTRAMTVTTPWSDVLLTADDWAEAFEAAEPGIPHNEARDHIWDELVTMLLDRQSRDDVSPTLFRKALAQNKQLLTALNNAWPLLEPTDLVSDLWSVPAYLRLCAPWLAPDEVRALQRADAQAWTVSDLPLLDAARQRLGDPKASLRKRRHDASVAAQRERMAAVIDNVIASDDDGEGAVTMLHGRDLQDTLIDESALPTPEPDALAGPFAHIVVDEAQELTDAQWQMLLLRCPSRSFTVVGDRAQARHGFTESWRERLRRVGLNRVDVATLNINYRTPEEVMTEAEPVIRAALPDANVPTSIRSNGIPVVHGPLSDLASILDTWLTAHDDGIACVIGHPTFRSTPRVLSLTPELSKGLEFDLVVLVDPDSFGEGIEGAVDRYVAMTRTTRQLVILT from the coding sequence ATGAACCACCCGATGACCAGTGTGTTCGCCCTCCCCGAACGCCTCTCCGCCAAAGCCGACCCGCACCTGATCGCCGGGGACGAACAGCACTTCGCGGCCCTCGCGGAGAGCCTCGAGCAGACGATCACCGAGCTCTCCGACCGCCGCGACGCCACCCTCAGGGCGCCCGGCGGGGTCGGCCGGGAGGCCATGGACCGGGACATCGAGGTGCACCGGCTGACCTCCCGCCTGCGCGCCCTGCGCCGCTTCGGCCTGGACCTGTGCCTCGGGCACGTCGTCGGCGCGGACGACGGCGAGCCCGTGTACATCGGCCGGCTCGGCCTCACCGACAACGCGGGCCGTCGCCTGCTGCTCGACTGGCGTTCCCCCGCCGCCGAACCGTTCTTCGCGGCGACCCACGCCCACCCGATGGGTCTCGCGAGCCGCCGCAGGTACCGCTGGACCGGTGGCCGCATCAGCGACTACTGGGACGAGGTGTTCACCGCCGACGGGCTGGAAGGGCACGCCGCGCTCGACGACCACTCCGCCTTCATCGCCAGTCTGGGCGGCAACCGGTCGGCCCGGATGCGGGACGTGCTCGGCACCATCCAGGCCGACCAGGACGCCGTCATCCGCGCGGGCTCGCGCGGCGCGCTCGTCGTCGACGGCGGCCCGGGTACGGGCAAGACCGTCGTCGCCCTGCACCGCTCCGCGTACCTCCTCTACTCCGACCCCCGCCTCGGACACCGCAGGGGCGGCGTGCTGTTCGTCGGCCCGCACCAGCCCTACCTGGCCTACGTCGCCGACGTCCTGCCCGGCCTCGGCGAGGAGGGCGTGCAGACCTGCACCCTGCGGGACCTCGTCCCCGAGGGGGCCGCGGCAACGGCCGAGACCGACCCGGAGGCGGCCCGCCTGAAATCGTCCGCGGACCTGGTGAAGGCGATCGAGACCGCCGTCCGCTTCTACGAGGAGCCGCCCACCCGGGCCATGACGGTCACCACCCCCTGGTCGGACGTCCTCCTGACCGCCGACGACTGGGCCGAGGCCTTCGAGGCGGCGGAACCGGGCATCCCGCACAACGAGGCACGCGACCACATCTGGGACGAGCTGGTCACGATGCTGCTGGACAGGCAGAGCCGCGACGATGTCTCCCCCACCCTGTTCCGCAAGGCCCTGGCCCAGAACAAGCAGCTGCTCACCGCCCTCAACAACGCCTGGCCCCTCCTCGAACCCACCGACCTCGTCTCCGACCTCTGGTCGGTCCCCGCCTACCTGCGCCTGTGCGCCCCCTGGCTCGCCCCCGACGAGGTACGCGCACTCCAGCGCGCGGACGCCCAGGCCTGGACGGTGTCCGACCTGCCCCTCCTGGACGCGGCCCGGCAGCGGCTCGGCGACCCGAAGGCGTCCCTGCGCAAGCGCCGCCACGACGCCTCGGTCGCCGCCCAGCGCGAGCGGATGGCCGCCGTCATCGACAACGTCATCGCCTCCGACGACGACGGCGAGGGCGCGGTGACCATGCTGCACGGACGGGACCTCCAGGACACCCTGATCGACGAGAGCGCCCTGCCCACCCCCGAACCGGACGCGCTCGCCGGCCCGTTCGCCCACATCGTCGTCGACGAGGCCCAGGAACTGACCGACGCCCAATGGCAGATGCTGCTCCTGCGCTGCCCGTCCCGCAGCTTCACCGTCGTCGGCGACCGCGCCCAGGCCAGGCACGGCTTCACCGAGTCCTGGCGGGAACGACTCCGACGAGTCGGCCTCAACCGCGTCGACGTGGCCACCCTGAACATCAACTACCGCACACCGGAAGAGGTCATGACGGAGGCCGAGCCGGTCATCCGCGCCGCCCTCCCGGACGCCAACGTCCCGACCTCCATCCGCAGCAACGGCATCCCCGTCGTCCACGGCCCCCTCTCCGACCTGGCCTCGATCCTCGACACCTGGCTCACCGCCCACGACGACGGAATCGCCTGCGTCATCGGCCATCCCACGTTCCGCTCCACGCCCCGCGTCCTGTCCCTGACCCCGGAACTGTCCAAGGGCCTGGAGTTCGACCTGGTCGTCCTCGTCGACCCGGACTCGTTCGGCGAGGGCATCGAGGGAGCCGTCGACCGCTACGTCGCAATGACCAGAACGACCCGACAACTCGTCATCCTCACCTGA
- a CDS encoding lamin tail domain-containing protein codes for MSASSAARRLTAVALVTGSVVAAAALPASAVQDRAPDRRQVVISAVQYNAPGPDTRSNRSLNGEWVNITNRSRHSVDLRGWTLRNSKGDKYTFRHLRLNGRSTVKVHTGSGRDTRHDVYQDRRHHIWDNRSDRATLSDRRGSVVDTESWGRGRSHDRDRDRDRGYDRDRGYDRDRGDNRGRGHDRDRGDNRDRGHDRDRGHDRSNNRADERGNDNGRHQR; via the coding sequence ATGTCTGCTTCTTCCGCCGCTCGCCGTCTGACCGCCGTCGCCCTGGTGACCGGTTCCGTCGTGGCGGCCGCCGCCCTGCCGGCGTCCGCCGTCCAGGACAGGGCCCCCGACCGCCGGCAGGTCGTCATCAGCGCCGTCCAGTACAACGCTCCCGGCCCGGACACCCGCAGCAACCGTTCGCTGAACGGCGAGTGGGTGAACATCACCAACCGGTCCCGCCACAGCGTCGACCTGAGGGGCTGGACCCTGCGCAACAGCAAGGGCGACAAGTACACCTTCCGCCACCTGCGGTTGAACGGCCGCTCGACGGTCAAGGTGCACACGGGTTCCGGCCGTGACACCCGCCACGACGTCTACCAGGACCGCCGCCACCACATCTGGGACAACCGCTCCGACCGGGCCACCCTGTCGGACCGCCGTGGCTCGGTCGTCGACACCGAGAGCTGGGGCCGTGGTCGCAGCCATGACCGCGACCGTGACCGTGACCGCGGCTACGACCGTGACCGCGGCTACGACCGCGACCGTGGCGACAACCGTGGCCGTGGCCACGACCGTGACCGTGGCGACAACCGTGACCGTGGTCACGACCGTGACCGCGGCCACGACCGCAGCAACAACCGGGCCGACGAGCGCGGTAACGACAACGGGCGCCACCAGCGCTGA
- a CDS encoding RraA family protein: MHARSPTTLADLLGRAQVMDIGIRPLWNAPRVAGPAYTVRCEPGDNLMLHAAIYRAAPGSVIVVESGDVDHALAGGNVCAVARRRGVAAFVVDGVIRDLGEVREAGFPVFARGVIPIPGTKEKIGALGEPARAGGVLVHPGDIVVADEECIVVVPAAREEDILTAARTKLAKEAEESLDTWESNHRARIEKALTEQGFTG, translated from the coding sequence ATTCACGCACGTTCCCCCACCACCCTCGCCGACCTGCTGGGCCGCGCGCAGGTCATGGACATCGGCATCCGCCCGCTGTGGAACGCACCGCGCGTCGCGGGGCCCGCGTACACGGTGCGGTGCGAGCCCGGCGACAACCTGATGCTGCACGCCGCGATCTACCGGGCCGCGCCGGGCTCGGTCATCGTCGTGGAGTCGGGCGACGTGGACCACGCCCTCGCCGGCGGCAACGTCTGTGCCGTCGCCCGGCGCCGGGGCGTCGCGGCCTTCGTGGTCGACGGTGTCATCCGCGACCTCGGCGAGGTGCGCGAGGCCGGCTTCCCGGTCTTCGCGCGCGGCGTCATCCCGATCCCCGGCACCAAGGAGAAGATCGGCGCGCTCGGTGAGCCGGCCCGGGCCGGCGGCGTCCTGGTGCACCCCGGGGACATCGTGGTCGCCGACGAGGAGTGCATCGTCGTCGTCCCCGCCGCACGCGAGGAGGACATCCTCACGGCAGCTCGGACGAAGCTCGCCAAGGAGGCCGAGGAATCCCTCGACACCTGGGAGTCAAACCACCGCGCCCGCATAGAAAAGGCCCTGACCGAACAGGGCTTCACCGGCTGA
- a CDS encoding NAD-dependent succinate-semialdehyde dehydrogenase, with the protein MYAVTDPTTGEVAELYPTAGEAEVEAALTAAHAATAWGRTSTVAERSTLLRRLGDLHAEHRAELAASIVREMGKPLAEAEGEVDFCVDIYRYYADHAEEFLADEPLDVTSGPGSAVIRRSPLGVLLGIMPWNFPAYQVARFAAPNLALGNTIVLKHAPQCPATAALLERLFTKAGFPEGAYVNLYATNEQIAEVIADPRVQGVSLTGSERAGSAVAEIAGRHLKKVVLELGGSDPFLVLSTDDLDAVVDAAVAARLDNTGQACNAAKRFVVVQDLYDAFVEKFTARLLAGATGAPLSSAAAAENLGRQVDEAVAEGATLHTEGERHGAYFPAGVLTGLTTDHTAARRELFGPVAMVFPAADEDDAVRIANDTPYGLGSYVFTTDPAQAERVADRIEAGMVFVNGVGAEGAELPFGGIKRSGFGRELGRPGTEEFVNKKLIRTVA; encoded by the coding sequence ATGTACGCCGTCACCGACCCCACCACCGGCGAAGTCGCCGAGCTCTACCCGACCGCCGGTGAGGCCGAGGTCGAGGCGGCCCTCACCGCCGCCCACGCCGCCACCGCGTGGGGCCGTACCAGCACCGTCGCCGAACGCTCCACCCTGCTGCGCCGGCTCGGCGACCTCCACGCGGAGCACCGGGCCGAGCTGGCGGCGAGCATCGTGCGCGAGATGGGCAAGCCGCTCGCGGAGGCCGAGGGCGAGGTCGACTTCTGCGTCGACATCTACCGCTACTACGCCGACCACGCCGAGGAGTTCCTCGCCGACGAACCGCTCGACGTCACCTCCGGCCCCGGCAGCGCCGTCATCCGGCGCAGCCCGCTGGGCGTCCTGCTCGGGATCATGCCGTGGAACTTCCCGGCCTACCAGGTGGCCCGCTTCGCCGCCCCGAACCTCGCCCTCGGCAACACCATCGTCCTCAAGCACGCCCCGCAGTGTCCGGCCACCGCTGCACTGCTGGAGCGGCTGTTCACCAAGGCGGGCTTCCCGGAGGGCGCGTACGTCAACCTCTACGCCACCAACGAGCAGATCGCCGAGGTCATCGCCGACCCGCGCGTCCAGGGCGTCTCGCTCACCGGCTCGGAGCGGGCCGGTTCCGCCGTCGCCGAGATCGCCGGACGCCACCTGAAGAAGGTCGTCCTCGAACTCGGCGGCTCGGACCCGTTCCTCGTGCTGTCCACCGACGACCTCGACGCGGTCGTCGACGCCGCCGTCGCCGCCCGCCTGGACAACACCGGCCAGGCCTGCAACGCCGCCAAGCGGTTCGTCGTCGTCCAGGACCTCTACGACGCGTTCGTCGAGAAGTTCACCGCCCGCCTGCTCGCCGGCGCGACCGGCGCTCCCCTGTCGTCGGCCGCCGCCGCCGAGAACCTGGGCCGCCAGGTCGACGAGGCCGTCGCCGAGGGCGCCACCCTGCACACCGAGGGCGAGCGGCACGGCGCCTACTTCCCGGCCGGGGTCCTCACGGGCCTCACCACCGACCACACCGCCGCCCGCCGGGAACTCTTCGGCCCGGTCGCCATGGTCTTCCCGGCCGCCGACGAGGACGACGCCGTCCGCATCGCCAACGACACCCCCTACGGCCTCGGCTCCTACGTCTTCACCACCGACCCCGCCCAGGCCGAACGCGTCGCCGACCGCATCGAGGCCGGCATGGTCTTCGTCAACGGCGTCGGCGCCGAGGGCGCGGAACTGCCCTTCGGCGGCATCAAGCGCTCCGGCTTCGGCCGCGAACTCGGCCGCCCGGGCACCGAGGAGTTCGTCAACAAGAAGCTGATCCGCACCGTGGCCTGA
- a CDS encoding SMI1/KNR4 family protein, with protein MNEMTGEDRCLPPALADVARAEFDYADGDGIDFDPYDVFYSAEETTGWLRQWTGNPDVDGDAYRVFGQNGAGGLAAVWYGRPGRPLTEQPVVFMGSEGECGVVAGNLSDFLWVLADGTGPLESVLYEEHEARPNLELTELAERHATTPRRPARDIITEARAEFPTFTDGIDELCR; from the coding sequence GTGAACGAAATGACCGGTGAAGACCGCTGCCTTCCGCCCGCCCTCGCCGACGTGGCCCGCGCCGAATTCGACTACGCCGACGGTGACGGGATCGACTTCGATCCCTACGACGTTTTCTACTCGGCCGAGGAGACCACCGGCTGGCTGCGCCAGTGGACCGGAAACCCCGATGTCGACGGCGATGCCTACCGGGTCTTCGGCCAGAACGGCGCCGGTGGTCTCGCGGCCGTCTGGTACGGACGGCCCGGTCGCCCCCTCACCGAGCAGCCCGTGGTGTTCATGGGCTCGGAAGGTGAGTGCGGCGTCGTGGCCGGGAACCTGTCCGACTTCCTGTGGGTACTGGCCGACGGCACCGGACCGCTGGAGTCCGTGCTGTACGAGGAGCACGAGGCACGCCCGAACCTGGAGCTCACCGAACTCGCCGAACGCCACGCCACCACCCCGCGCCGTCCGGCCCGGGACATCATCACCGAGGCCCGCGCCGAATTCCCCACCTTCACCGACGGCATCGACGAACTCTGCCGGTGA